In a single window of the Silurus meridionalis isolate SWU-2019-XX chromosome 8, ASM1480568v1, whole genome shotgun sequence genome:
- the clic4 gene encoding chloride intracellular channel protein 4 isoform X2, producing MSLSVPQNGQGDTEPVIELFVKAGSDGESIGNCPFSQRLFMILWLKGVVFNVTTVDLKRKPADLQNLAPGTHPPFITFNGEVKTDVNKIEEFLEDVLSPPKYSKLSARHPESNTAGMDIFAKFSAYIKNSKPDANEALERGLLKTLQKLDEYLRSPLPDEIDHNSMEDVQVSSRKFLDGDEMTLADCNLLPKLHIVKVVVKKYRGFEIPKDLTAVWKYLSNAYSRDEFTNTCPSDKEIEIAYADVAKRLVK from the exons ATGTCGCTCTCGGTACCGCAGAACGGACAGGGCGATACCGAGCCCGTGATTGAGCTCTTTGTGAAG gcagGCAGTGATGGAGAGAGCATAGGGAACTGTCCCTTCTCGCAGCGTCTCTTCATGATCCTGTGGCTGAAGGGTGTGGTGTTTAACGTCACCACTGTCGACCTGAAAAG gaaACCAGCAGATCTACAAAACCTAGCTCCTGGAACACACCCTCCCTTCATCACGTTCAACGGCGAAGTAAAAACTGATGTAAACAAGATCGAGGAGTTCCTGGAGGATGTGCTCAGCCCACCCAa GTACTCGAAGCTCAGCGCTCGTCATCCCGAGTCCAACACAGCAGGCATGGACATCTTCGCCAAGTTCTCCGCTTACATCAAGAACTCCAAACCCGACGCCAACgagg ctcTGGAGCGAGGTCTGCTGAAGACACTGCAGAAGTTGGATGAGTATCTGCGTTCTCCGCTGCCTGATGAGATCGACCACAACAGCATGGAGGACGTCCAAGTGTCCAGCCGCAAATTCCTGGATGGAGATGAGATGACGCTGGCCGACTGCAACCTGCTGCCCAAACTGCACATCGTCAAG GTGGTGGTGAAAAAGTACAGAGGCTTTGAGATCCCTAAAGACCTGACAGCCGTGTGGAAGTACCTGAGCAACGCGTACTCCCGCGATGAGTTCACCAACACCTGCCCCAGCGACAAGGAGATCGAGATCGCTTACGCCGACGTGGCCAAGAGGCTCGTCAAATAA
- the srrm1 gene encoding serine/arginine repetitive matrix protein 1 isoform X4, giving the protein MMQINLTGFLNGKNAREFMKDLWPLLLSAQENIAGIPSAFLEQKKEEIKLRQESLAVLKKVDEERKDRENKEKAQSRSPKRRKSRSPPKRERKRSHSRSPRRKPSPPVIPPPSPPVHKPELQPEPDQSESSKPEPLVQEASSTSLSSDLPSEAKLDSVSEVPKEMSPEKPPKTEDKPKPRDRERERERDGRRDRPRHRTRSRSPRPRRRHRSRSRSYSPRRKPSPRRRMSPRRRSPPRRPPPSRHRRSRSPARRRRSHSRSSSGSSSSRSPHKRPTKRISVTPPRKQPRRTETSSSPSRRRRSPSGSNVRPAGRNESPSPAPKPRRSDLSESEEDKLGKGAAADSVQQRRQYRRQNQQSSSETRSSSSSSEDEGPRRPGRGPPARNGDIRRRRSHSPVSPRRRHRDASPRKRRSPSPRRHRSPSPRRRRSPSPPPRRRSPSPPPRRYSPPIQRRYSPSPLPTHKRRPSPSPAPPKRVSPRSSTSPPPPRSRRSPPMTTSSGRQGSPQGRYPPGGASPPRRGQSPAHGRAIRRVSRTPEPRNTQRGSQSPRPMRRRSIHSRSASPDRFPVSSAAASGPLKRPAAASASPSPSPARSASGSPPPLPLPPPAKKASSASPSPSPNKNSDVDGGKKKKKKKEKKHKKEKKHKKHKKHKKEKGGAVATVPAGDGQENPRMEEEPESDQKKDSESEVEDSLDDLEKHLREKALRSMRKAQLSPSQS; this is encoded by the exons GAGTCACTGGCGGTTTTGAAAAAGGTAGACGAGGAACGGAAAGacagagaaaacaaagaaaaagctcAGTCTCGGAGTCCCAAACG GAGAAAATCTCGTTCACCTCCGAAGCGCGAAAGGAAACGCAGCCACTCTCGCTCGCCTAGACGTAAACCCAGCCCTCCTGTAATCCCCCCACCCAGTCCACCTGTCCACAAACCCGAGCTCCAGCCTGagcctgaccaatcagagagctCTAAACCGGAACCACTGGTCCAAGAGGCTTCCTCTACCAG CCTGTCCAGCGATTTGCCGAGCGAAGCAAAACTGGATTCGGTGTCTGAGGTTCCTAAGGAAATGTCCCCAGAGAAACCGCCGAAGACTGAGGACAAACCGAAGCCAAGGGATAGGGAGCGGGAACGGGAGAGAGACGGACGCAGAGATCGTCCACGACACCGCACTCGGTCTCGCTCACCCCGCCCCCGGAGACGCCACCGCTCACGTTCCAG GTCGTACTCGCCCCGGCGCAAACCAAGCCCAAGGAGACGCATGTCCCCCAGACGCAGGAGTCCCCCCAGACGACCTCCACCTTCCAGACATAGACGCAGCCGCTCACCTGCCCGCAG GAGGCGCTCACATTCTCGCTCGTCCTCAGGCAGCTCGTCCTCGCGCTCGCCTCACAAGAGGCCCACTAAGCGCATTTCCGTCACACCGCCCAGGAAACAACCACGCCGCACTGAAACCTCTTCCAGCCCCAGCAGGAGGCGCCGCAGCCCTTCAG GTTCAAATGTGAGACCTGCTGGAAGAAACGAGTCCCCGTCTCCTGCTCCTAAACCCAGACGATCAGACCTATCGGAATCAG AGGAAGATAAGTTGGGTAAAGGGGCGGCGGCCGATTCTGTCCAGCAGAGACGGCAATATCGCAGACAGAACCAGCAATCATCCTcag agaccagatcatcctcttcatcctcagAGGATGAAGGGCCACGTCGGCCTGGCAGAGGTCCACCGGCAAGGAATGGCGACATCAGGAGGAGGCGAAGTCACTCACCCGTGTCTCCTAGGAGACGGCACAGGGATGCGTCACCAAG AAAGAGACGTTCTCCGTCTCCTCGACGTCATCGCTCTCCTTCCCCCAGACGACGTCGTTCACCATCCCCTCCACCCAGACGCAG GTCTCCCTCGCCGCCTCCCCGCCGCTATTCCCCACCCATCCAGCGCCGCTACAGCCCCTCGCCTCTTCCCACTCACAAGCGACGCCCTTCTCCATCTCCCGCCCCCCCGAAGCGCGTCAGTCCCCGCTCGtccacttctcctcctcctccacgcTCACGCCGTAGCCCACCCATGACCACCTCCTCAGGGCGCCAGGGCAGCCCTCAGGGCAGATACCCGCCCGGGGGGGCCTCTCCGCCGCGCCGGGGGCAGTCTCCCGCTCACGGCAGAGCCATTCGCAGGGTCTCGCGTACGCCTGAGCCACGTAACACTCAGAG AGGGTCTCAGAGCCCACGGCCGATGAGAAGGCGGTCCATTCATTCCCGCTCCGCCTCTCCAGATCGTTTCCCAGTATCCTCAGCGGCAGCGTCCGGGCCTCTCAAGCGTCCGGCTGCTGCATCCGCATCCCCGTCTCCTTCTCCAGCTCGCTCAGCCAGCggttctcctcctcctcttcctcttcctccaccaGCCAAGAAGGCCAGCAGTGCCTCTCCAAGCCCCTCCCCCAACAAG AACTCGGACGTAGAcggtgggaagaaaaaaaagaaaaagaaggagaagaagcacaagaaggagaagaaacaCAAGAAGCACAAGAAGCACAAGAAGGAGAAAGGGGGCGCTGTAGCGACTGTGCCGGCGGGGGACGGACAGGAGAACCCTCGGATGGAGGAGGAGCCCGAGTCCGATCAGAAAAAG GATTCAGAGAGTGAAGTAGAGGACAGTCTGGATGATCTGGAGAAACACCTGAGAGAGAAAGCTCTGCGCTCCATGAGGAAAGCCCAGCTGTCTCCATCCCAGTCCTGA
- the clic4 gene encoding chloride intracellular channel protein 4 isoform X1 — MQKKDNKKNLLIVWNNRDTAILSDVGKSLREERVLSARAEAGSDGESIGNCPFSQRLFMILWLKGVVFNVTTVDLKRKPADLQNLAPGTHPPFITFNGEVKTDVNKIEEFLEDVLSPPKYSKLSARHPESNTAGMDIFAKFSAYIKNSKPDANEALERGLLKTLQKLDEYLRSPLPDEIDHNSMEDVQVSSRKFLDGDEMTLADCNLLPKLHIVKVVVKKYRGFEIPKDLTAVWKYLSNAYSRDEFTNTCPSDKEIEIAYADVAKRLVK; from the exons atgcaaaaaaaagacaataaaaaaaatctgctaatTGTTTGGAATAACCGCGATACCGCGATACTCAGCGACGTGGGGAAAAGTTTGCGCGAGGAACGCGTCCTGAGCGCGCGCGCcgag gcagGCAGTGATGGAGAGAGCATAGGGAACTGTCCCTTCTCGCAGCGTCTCTTCATGATCCTGTGGCTGAAGGGTGTGGTGTTTAACGTCACCACTGTCGACCTGAAAAG gaaACCAGCAGATCTACAAAACCTAGCTCCTGGAACACACCCTCCCTTCATCACGTTCAACGGCGAAGTAAAAACTGATGTAAACAAGATCGAGGAGTTCCTGGAGGATGTGCTCAGCCCACCCAa GTACTCGAAGCTCAGCGCTCGTCATCCCGAGTCCAACACAGCAGGCATGGACATCTTCGCCAAGTTCTCCGCTTACATCAAGAACTCCAAACCCGACGCCAACgagg ctcTGGAGCGAGGTCTGCTGAAGACACTGCAGAAGTTGGATGAGTATCTGCGTTCTCCGCTGCCTGATGAGATCGACCACAACAGCATGGAGGACGTCCAAGTGTCCAGCCGCAAATTCCTGGATGGAGATGAGATGACGCTGGCCGACTGCAACCTGCTGCCCAAACTGCACATCGTCAAG GTGGTGGTGAAAAAGTACAGAGGCTTTGAGATCCCTAAAGACCTGACAGCCGTGTGGAAGTACCTGAGCAACGCGTACTCCCGCGATGAGTTCACCAACACCTGCCCCAGCGACAAGGAGATCGAGATCGCTTACGCCGACGTGGCCAAGAGGCTCGTCAAATAA